A stretch of DNA from Ctenopharyngodon idella isolate HZGC_01 chromosome 6, HZGC01, whole genome shotgun sequence:
ATGAACATACAAAGTTGAATTCCAAAATGGTTGCAGAGGTTGTTGTTGCACTGTTGGCTGTTGTCATGTCCCCCCAGTGCCTGTAGTTGTGCTGTAAGAAGCCTCGCATCCGATGACTAAACCAACACCCCCTTCTCTTTGTGTACGGCtagttttatttcaataatcGACAAAGATGTGCCAGTAGGATTCGTACAAAATTATATCCACGCGTTAAAAAACTAAATCTGCTAGCGTTAAGTGGACAGGTAGAGGCGGAATATCCCCGCTGAGAGTAATAGCCGTCGAGCGTATGAGAAGATCAGCGTAGCTTGTTTAGCACAGGCCGCAGTGATCGGAGGCTGAGCTGCTGCCGGGAAGCAACGGACTCAAGTAAAGGCGGAAGACCGCTTATCACGCACTGCAAGGCGGGTGCCTCGTTACTCGACTCGGGGGGATTCGGGAAGTTTCACAGGCCAACGGTAACTACGAATTGCGCAGAAATAAAGGAATGTTTGTCGTCaaaatgtgtatctgatatcaATTTTTcttgtaatattattaaaacgtAAACTCACGAAACTAACCAAAATTTACCTGATAAATAAAACCCCGAAACTTTCAAATGTCTCGGGTCGTCGACAACGCGTATTCTCGTTTGACAGGTATTTTGCTTATTATCGATCCTGAGTGTCtctgaagattaaaaaaaatattccgaCGACCTTTATAAAGTTTCAAAATACGTTCAAAATATTTGTACGACGCAACAAAGAAATAGTTTCTGTCGCTCTGATTTTGACCGTATCTTtcgtaaaaataattaaattgttaCTACAGGCGCTACACCCAACTTGCTCAATCCTTGCCTCAAAAGTAACTGATAGTGCTGCCCAAGTACATGATAGAGTAGTAGGCGGGTTGTCCACCGTCCCCTTGCGTTTTCAAAGTTGCTTTGCATGTCAAACGTATTGTACTCTGCCCAAACACTTTTACAAGCCAACGTTTTATGATTTAGTGTTTCACCTGCTAAAAGCTCTGCTTACACCAGCTGTTTTTCTCAAGTGTCATTGATGGCTTGTAACAGGGGCTACTTTTCCTTCTTCCTgtcactttaatatttaatggttTGAGCTGTTTATGCTGAGCTGCCTACACACTGCATACTTTCATGAGTGCTTTGAAATGCAGAGTTCAGATTTGTTAGGTGTTGGAGGTGACTGCAACATATAATGAAAGCTATTTTAAATCGTATGTCACTTGACCTGCCGATAAGCGAGTGTGTCATTTTTACATTCATGGCTCTATTATAGCTTTATAGTCAGTACAGATGCATAACCTTTATAGTTTTGTATACATTGGTGAGTGCTAGAAACTCACTATAAAGGAGAACAATAATAATGGAAGAGCTAGAAAAGCATTATGTCTCTGCAAACTATACAGTTTAGGGGAGCTGTAGATCCCTGCAATTGAGGTTAACAAAATGAATATTACattaaaggctggaatacactacattgAAGAGATTCTAAAACACTAGGCGTTATACACTTGCCgactttgtaaatggttacagagaaaaactgAGCATCACACATGAAATTGACTGAGGATCACACATTACCAGACTTTAAAGTCATTCTGAACACAACAAACTAATGCAGAAACAAGCACCTCGTTGCAAGGAGatgaatataaatgaaaacaatgttcAAAATCAAAATATCAAAGATGTTCCTCTAACTAGATGGAATCATCGTCTGAAGCTAAAGAAATCAGAACCTGTTCCCATCATACACTACACCATACTTtctgtgaaaaacaaaaacaactgcccaaaatctgcagactgACAACTATCGTCGACTTCTCCAGACTGAAAATGGGGCAAAAATCTGGAcaaaagtcatgtagtgtattTCAGCCTTAAAAGTATAGTGCAAAAATTGTACAACAATagatatataacatttaattaatttttaaattaaattacaactGTAAATGTAAAGCAATTTAAAGTGTGTGTCTCATTGACCAGTTGTTCTTTGTGCACTCCAAAAGAAGCTGAATTTGACTTTTGGTAGTCGACTCAATGCTTTAGTCACACTTTTGTCTCATTCACATaccgtttttttattttttcatcagCTGATGTTCCGTAGAGTTCCAGCCCTGGGATGTATGAAGGCAAACACATCCACTACTCGGAGGTGGACCACAAGCCTCTGTGTTCATATAGTCCAAAGCTTTGCAAGCAGCGCAGGCTCAATGGTTATGCTTTCTGCATCCGCCATGTGCTTGAGGACCGGACCGCTCCCTTCAGGCAGTGCGAATATGTAGCCAAGTACAATAGCCAGCGCTGCACCAACCCAATTCCCAAGGCTCATGACCGCAAGTAAGTTTGTgtattaacaaatgtttaacCCTTGTGCTTCAATTAAATAAAGTTCCATATAGGTACATAGAGGacaaaaactgtcataaaaatcttgggagcacagacttaagtttggtctcattttaaagaagacccttggcagattattgttgaagtaaaaaaaaagttatagaggtttaagtttatgaaaatgatttataatcaatattttatataaaatatagattttatGAAACCTGTTGAACTCTAAAACTGCTAGAAAaacaaagccataaatctaaacaagttgtgttccaaatttgaggttgatatctcaaaaaatgagctttcagtaagattttgtttgggcgcagtaccaaatttTCCCCATTAGATGCCAGCACTGGTACACAGTGTTTGGATTTGTGATTTgcagtttttctctctcaaatattacacgcacacacacacacacacacacaatttttttatcACGCACATGCAAACCACACTCTGACATCCACaccaacacacccacacaattaTAGCTGCATAATTTACCCAGTTGGCTCTATAATATGCAGAAGCAGAAAACAGGAATAAAGCGagtgaaaatctgaaaaaaagcCATCATCTggttaaaaaatagtaaaaatttaaatttttaagccttgccaacagAACGAAAGCCTATTAACAAAGATTGCATAATTTTTATAGTTAAATGGCCCTGGgattaaaaattgcagttttaatggggacatttttgtccttacGATCCTGAGTGGAGCTATTTTGTGTACCTAgtgtaaaatagatttattaaaggaaatgggggtgaaatagtaaaattccaataaaaatacaaacctGTGCCAAAATTTATGTAGTTGGcattaacacaggcaaaatgatcaaaaatgtcAATTAGGTCACACAAGGGTTAAATAAAAGATGTACATAATAGTAAGTAATGTGTGTAATAGTGCATAAGAGTACTGAAAACAATGCTTGTCTTTTAGGTATTGTAATAGTCACCTTCAGGTTATGGGTGTCCTCCCCAAGAAGGAGCGAAAGAAGAAACAAGATACCATTGAGTCTTTGGCCCTCAAAATTACCGTTCCATCCCTGGCTCTGAAAGCTCACAACGGTCTTGAGCTTTTACCTCCATCCCCACCACCCTCTCTGGCTTGTCTAGATCCCTTTGCCTTTTGCAGGGgagaaaaaatgttaaaatcaagTGGCACATTCCTGAAGAAACCCCAAGAAAGCCAAGCTCTGAACCATAAGCAGAAACAGCAAGATCACAGTGTGGATCCAGCCTTCCCAAACCATCTCAGAACATCTTCTCTTTCTTCAACCCTTCCACATCCTTGCCTCCCTCCTCCGCAGACCGGAAGAACCACACAAACACCCGTAGTTCCCTCCTCGCCTCACGCTGCAACCCTGCAAACCACGGCTGTTCGTTCAGGTTCATTATTCAAAACCTCATCGACACTTCCGGACAGCCATCAGGGCTCAATAGACACATCTCCAACtgataacaaaattaaaatggacCTTAATCATGCTTTTGATAAAAAGGTTGCCCCTGCAGCTTCGGGGATGGCACCAAGCCGTGATGACATACATAGACGATTAATAAAAATGCGCTCAGTTGCTATGCAGCAACAAACTCCATGTTTGCAGAAGTTCCATAGATTGATGGACCAACACAAGGGGAGGTACCAAGACCTGAATCCACAATTAGGTAGGTAAATTTGACCTAagattttgacatttaaaaaattaatttagctttagtttgttttaaaacacagaATGTGTTCTAGGGCTTGACTTGTCAGAAGacagtgaagaggaagatggagACTTGGGGAAACTAGTGTCATATCAGTGCCAGAGACTACAAGAGAAGCACTTTGAGGAAAGGTACAGTAATTCATCAGTCTGACAATCATCCATCCACCACCTAATTTaatctctggaatacttgattctgattggtcaattgcaGCTGCTAAGCAATTGCTATTCTGCAGCTAAGTTTTTTATATAATGACTGCTAAACTGCAACTTCTGGTATTATTCCATGGCTTCTTTCTCACATAATAGAATAATTTActctcaaatcaatatttatgTACTCCTTTCACACAAAAGGGTAAGGTACAAATAGAATATGGACTTTCAATTGCTTCAGTGAtcttttaaagtcatttttggaAGGTAAACActtagagcagtggttctcaaactttttgactccaaggccCCCTgttgtccacaacaatatttgaAGGCCTTGACATTAGATTaaattctgtaaattaaattgcaaGATTCCAGAATTTGAATGTTCCCGCTGTTTTTAACCAAATATTTGcatgacttttccagttgtTCATTATGTACTGGATAAGGATTAAGGATAGCgatttttaagaatattttttacTTACTAATTTCTACTCAATAAAATATGTTAGAACTTGGCATATTGTAAATACAGATGTATATGAAATACAAAACGTTCATTCATTATGAAAtgccaatttaaaaaaaaaacaaaaaaacaaatttcatGACTTTTTCAGGTCTAGAAATGACCTAAAATTAGGCTTTGCTCGTAAATCCAAATTTTTCAAGACTGTGGTAACCCTGGTTCTtcgaagaaaagaaaaaaacagttgttgagagggtgaaataaaataagaaatatcttgtgtttttgttgtattgcttgttttgtctcattttaagtcattttcagGCAgtggtttatttattatttttaatatgtatgtatgtatgtatgtagaGGTGCAGTGATATTATTGATGTGGAACTTCAGGTCAGTTCTTTCAGCGTGATTCTTTTTAACGCTTCATTTAAAGAACCGACCGATAATagtcatttgtttttaaattggaCTACATAGGttgttgtgctgtttgtttgttttttcggTGCTAGAAATACTGCAGTGATCCATGACACACTTACTCTAAATAAAAGTTATGACCACCAATGAACTTGTTTATTGAATTTGAAAAGTTCTGTTCTCATATTCTTGCATGGCATGAATATTAATGCTTATTTCCACTCTGTGACCCACCAGTGTATCACAACGCACAGTTTGAAAACTGCTGATCTAGAGAATTCTCTTTCCCGTCTCACAGTGCCAGCAGTTCCCGTGCTGAGCGTTTGGCAGGCTTCTGCTCATACCTGAGACAAAAACACACGCACCTTTGCAGGGAGCAGAGGGGCTTCAGGAGAGAGAAGAGATCCCAGCATGCCCTTCGTAAAGCCCTGCTGCAGGCAGCAAGAGCGGAACCTCACCACACTGCACAGCTTATTCAGGAACAACATAAAGAGACCTCCACACCCTCCAggtaaaaacacacattcattaggggtgtaacgatacattGATATGGATCCATGCATCAATAAAATAACTAACAATATGATgcataaaaatatcaataactTTTCAACAACTTGAGTGCCTGATTTTATTGTGTATGTCTTAATGGGGATAGTAGATTTGCTGTTTTTGTGAGTTAAAGAGgatctattatgcttttttacatttttaacttcctttagtgtataatgttgctgtttgagcatgaaaaatgtctgcaaagttataaagtccagtCAAAAAAAGAGAGTTATTCTCtatttctgaactccctgaaacattTCTTCTGGGAAcatacacgtcacaatattcctcataaTCCCTCCCTGgacatatgcaaaaaaatgagacgaggcctggttgagttgagTTCGTAGTGTTTTTCCACCCCAGACCTAATACGGTTAAGGTAAGAGGCGTTACATTTCCGAAACACGCTCAAatcggttgaccaatcacagctcacttatccagctgaccaatcagagcacattgtgcttttggggagtggggcttcatagagaaggaactaaacagagcgttactgacagactgggaagagagttgctgcaacaatggagaatatgtgaaaaaaaaggtgttttttgaacattcaagcatgaaaacctgttctagtagaacccaaaaacaaaatcaagacttcgtaAAAGAGTATAATAGGTCCTAAAAATGAACTAGTAGCTGGTAAAAGTCCAAAGTACAGTTCACTTTTTACacgtacgcgagggtcagcaTACAGTGCACGTGATGTGAATTTTGTTATCAGAAGAGTGCGCGTACTGTACTCACACCACCGGATTTTTGCAACCACGTGTACTTGTGCGcacaggtcgcacatgcgcatttaattttttgcgGTAATTAGTTTATCAACAAGATGGCAACCTGTGCCCTGGGGGTGTCAATttacaaggtagtcaaagaaaaactgcataaacacaACTGCATAAatgacaatggaggcctacatagatgagagattgtgcgGAGAGGTTAGAAAGtgccctcatttgtacaactctagcatgaaagaatacaaagatgttttcatgggttgtaactcgtggcgagagattgctcaaaactgcgcatgcgttGAACGCCTGCGTATGCGTACGAGTCAaacaaagtatactttgcaaggctgtgtgtTCAACTGTGCACATACACtacgtgtaaaaaaaaaacaaagtatacccACAGCTAAAACAGgcacataatattttaaaaactgatGTATCAATCGCAGGCCTCTGAATCTTATCAATTCTTAATCAAGATTTGACATATCAGCAGATATCCTATACCAGATACCAAATCGATGAAGTATTGTAATGAAATGTCCGATTTACACCCCTGATATGTGCTCGACATGTGTTCATGTTACAGTAGTTGTTTTCTTATGTTCTGATTCCACAGCACTGCAGTACCATTGGCTGGAGATGACTCAGGTTTGTGTTTGGCTATCGTGAAAGGTGAAGACTGCAGAAATTCAGCCTTACCGTTCACCAGGCACTGCTTTCAACGTATCCTCTCAAAGTTCTTATTCTTTGAATTAGTCAGAACAACTCAAATGAAGCTATGGAACAATAGCAGACTGCTTTTGGCTGTTCGTCTgcattcagaatgatttttccTGTGACTTCAACAAACCATCTGCTTTGGTGATTGACTAAAGTTTTACGCGTTCCTTGTGTTGTGTCCTTAATGGCACTCTGTAGATATACTTCAGAACCGTTCACAGCAGCTGTTCTCAAGCTGCACCGCTCGCTTTGCAGACGGAGCTCAGTGTTCCATCCCTGTCTTTGACATCACGCACCAGACGCCACTTTGTGATGAGCACGCCAAGAAAATGGTGAGAGACAGAAGACTATTTTATTGCGTAATAAACTTTTGCTAGTAACTAACTTAACCATGTGTGCACTAATGGTGCTTTACAGGACAATTTCCTTCGAGGTGATATCAGCCGGAGAACGTACCACCACCACCAGCAGATTCAGCGGCACAGGCCACTGAAGAAAGCCAAGCCTCCAGCACTCAGTAAGAAGCATAAGAAGAAAGGCAAGCGAGGAGCACCAAAGCGCCCTCAGAAGCCCATTCCTCCCGCGCTGCCCCAGGGTAACCTGGGAATGCCTTCCATTTTGTGCCTGCCCACTCAGCCTTCTGGCATAAGGTGAAAGCcaagtgtgtttgtatgtgtgtttgtttgtgtgtgtctgtgaatgCGCACTCATCGTCTTTGTGTTTTTTGCAGGAGCCCTTTAACTCCTGATTTAAGTGCAGATGAATTTCCAGATGACATCACCAATGACATCAGTGACATTCCACATGACCTAGAGTTGAATCAGGAGGATTTCTCAGATGTTCTCCCGCGACTCCCGGATGACCTGCAGGACTTTGATCTTTTCGAAGGTAATGGTGCTGTAATTTTAGGGCAGGGAATCAATACAGATTTTCAGATTTGTTTGCATTCTGATTCATTTCTGTATATTTGAGTTATAATGTCCATTTTGCTTAAAAAAGTGGACATTATATTGCATTTACTCgctcatttattcatttttaaaggaaattaaAATTGTATAACAGGGCCCAATCTATGCATTTATATTTCTATGTTATTTAACAGATAAACATAACCAAAAAGTGGATAATGGATAAAACtatcataaaattataaactCATGAACactaaatgtataatataccactatattatatataaattacaatatatacacactactattcaaaagtttggggtcagtaaattttttgatgtttttaaaagtctcttatgtttaCCAAGGCTATTttatccaaaatacagtaaaaacagtaatattgtgaaactttattacaatttaaaaaagctgttttatattttaatatatttcaaaatgtaattaattcttgtgatgtaaaactgaattttcagcatcattactccagtcttcagagtcacatgatccaaatcattctaatatgctgatttgctgctcaagagagatttcttactattattatcaatgtttgaaaacagttgtgctgcttaatatttttttggaaaccatgaCAATTCTTTGCTGAATGTAAAATTCAACAACATTTGATgtagaaatagaaatcttttgtaactttataaatgtctttactgcctcttttgatcaatttaacgcatcctttttgaataaaagtattaattccctccaaaaaaacaaacaaaaaaaaacgttctgaccccaaacgtttgaaccgtatgtatttataaatcatattcgaaactatataaaatattccATCTCTAACAGTAATAATGTAATTCAGTGAAGGATCCATCAAACTGATTCAAAAGGTAACTCTTGAGTTTGTGTCTTTTTGAATAATTCAGTCATAAAGATGACAGAAAGAGTCAGTTGTTTGTGATTGAGAGACTACACTGTTTCACAAGAACAACTCGAAAGAAgacctgttttttgtttgtttttttctgcaaaCCTATATAAATCTCTTTTGCTGTGTGGAACTGCAGGAAAAAGAATAACTTACAGAGTAAAAGATTGGGATTTTAAGAATTTATATTTTACCCAGGCTTATATAATATCTACTTTCtatgtcttttctttttctggTAATTGCTGTCTGTTTTCTTTTCTCACATTGTTTACAGTCATTtgattagtgttgtcaaaagtaccgacttcggtaccaatacggtactgaaattttaaaaatgtgacgataccagcatttcccactagcattttgagcgctgttgagcggattcttaaacacctctgattggccattgtgttcacgcgctcaacagatatgtctgtgattggctacaacgTTCAGCGCTTcgaaacatttttgtaaatagacatcgcctgctttcaaatgctgtGTAAGCACTCAttgaagagcgtcaaagatgtctgtttttgaagcgttgatcattgtagccaatctcagacatatctgttgagtgcgtgaacacaatggccaatcagaggtgtttaataatccgctcaacagcgctcaaaatgctagggggaaatgctggtatcattatatttttaaaaattttgacaacactacatttgATGTTCtgtaattcatgtttatttgtcgTTACAGGTAAGAACAGTGAGCTGTTGCCCACCTCTGAGGAAGCCGAGGAATTGGTTCGCGTTCTGCAGGCCATGAGCTCGTACCCAGAATCCCTTGCATGTCTAAGCGGAATGGCTGAGCTTGGTCCCGTAGAAGGGGTAGATTGTCGTAGCATGCCAGGGGGAGTCGTGGATCTACTGAGTGTGCGGCTGTCTGCTGAGACTCTTTCCAGCCTGGAGCTGGACCCCAGTCTGCTCCCCACCTCTGAAGATGCTTTTCCCCCTTCACCTCCATCACCACAGCCCCCTCTGACTCCTCCATCCTCTGTGGGGCATCTCACAGACAGCGCATACCCACAGAGACAACCTCATCTCCTAGCTAAGATGGATACCTCCAAAGCAGATCTGAGCGATCTGCCCCTTGGCAAGGACGAGGACATCTCTCATGGCTCCTGGGGCGTTCTCGCCCTTCCCCTCAGCGACTCCTCACAGTTTCACAGCCTTATTGCCTCGGACGGCCTGCTGATGTCCACAGCCCTCTCAACACCAATGACCCCCGTGCCCTCAGCCCCCTGTCAGCCCAGTTCGGCCCTCTCGGCTTTGCATCAGAGCAGCCAAACTGTCCCCGCCACTCGCTCCACACCCTCATCACCACCGTCCCAAACCAAGCACCTTCTCCCCCCACTGTTCAATCACTGTGGGATCCCAGCAGACTTACAGCCGCATCATAGTACACCGGCGCCCCCAATGGACCAGGCCTGAACTGCAGGCAGAACCAATTATCACAGTGTTCAGGGAACATGTTGCaggtgatttttcttttttttccaaatgtcAGGGTCATTGTGTCTGTCTCCTCAGTCCTCTGCATCTTTTTCCCTCACAAAGAAAGAACATCAAGCAATAAATTTCCTTGTTGGCGTAAAATAGTTGCTTTTTTCAAAAAGTAAACATAGATGGATTTTAGCCATGAATATCACTTGTATCCttaaacacatatttaatatatttatagagTAGCAGTCTGCACAACTAGTTTTATTGATGAGTGAAAATGTGTGGTAACTGGTGAAAATGTGGGTCTTGTTTAGAGATAATGGGCAAGTTTTTCAGTGGCAAACACAAGGAGAAAGGTGTCATGGTTGTATCACTATTTTGTCCCGTGTGATGATTAaaaagctcattgttttggCAGATGGTGTTTATGTGCTTTTAGTAGCCGTTAAACTATGGGGTCTTGCTCTGGGTGTAAGTGCCTGCCATAAAAGCTGTGTAACACCTTTATAATTAGTGTATTGCAAATCAACAAAAATTACACTTTGCGTTGTCACTTAGTAAAAACCTGTGAATGCACAAAACTACACTCCTGAAAATATTAAGAGGCATTTACTCCCTGTTTTTGAATCCTCACGCAAGTAATTACCTTCTCACGTTACCGTGAAGTTACTTTAAGAGAGTGTTAAACTTTGAGTGTTCGATGTGCTCCTGTGTAAGGACTTTAGCTGAAGTGATAGCAGTTATGGGAAATAAATGGTGTAAAGCTATAGTTGGTTATCTTGTCATGGCTTTTAAAGAGAGTAGTTATGATGCCTTTACCCTAATGTCATGCCAAGTCTACATTTGCATTTGTCCCATTTATGTTCTTTCGCAGATGCTTTCTTACCAAAGTGGCTTCCAAGAAAGCCTCTTTTTATGTCCACAACAgaaaatatctatatatatcaGTATATCTAACTGAACCAGTATAAGGAAATCATGTTTGGGCAGTTAAGCTTTTAAAGAGAACAGTTAAGTATAACCTTAATTCGATATCATTATAAATTGAATAATGATGTAAAATTGTGGTTTGGGTAGACTTGCCGCCGTTGTACCGGATAATGCTGCTTTTATCAACAGGCATACTGACAGATATCCTTGCACACAGAGGGTCGTCTCATATACTTTTTATACTTATTCACTGAATGTATCaagtcaacaaaaaaaaagtttattataaCCTATTAAAATGTTATGGTCCTCTTCTTTGTTCAAGGTATTTTTATGTCTTGACATGTTTACTTTTGTTACTTAAGTGCTTGGATGTGGGCGTGTGTGTAGACAATGTGTAAGAGAAAttctatttgttttatttgaaatgtgtGAATTAAAACTGCTATGACCACGACTTTTTGTGCGCTTATTATTTCAATGTGCTGTCAAGTTTTGTGTTGCTGTGATGACACTAAAAGACTATATCTGGGTTAGGTCAGTCTATGGATAAACTAAAAAGTACCAGGCACAGAGATGATTCATAACATATAGGCCCTATTACTGGCTTTCTAAGCAGATTATAACTGTAAACTAGAAGATTCAAATTGTAATCTTTTAATGACTCATTTGAATGGAATCACTGTGGACTGAGAACATTACTTGACAAACAGCAGAGGGCGCCAAATCATTATAGAATGATCCAGTCTTTTGCAATGAGGATATTAGTGATGGGGATTTGATTCATCccatctttttaaatatatataccaCTGTTCCTCAGTAAAAATTGCCTGTCAATGGAGATTACCATATTCCGACCTGAAAATCGTTTTCCGTGATAATATTTATGTTGTGTGGTTTCGATCAGCTGTTTAGAATTAGTACTAAATTCCAGATTTGCGATGAAATGTTCGATTGCTATAATCCATCGAACaggtttgcaaaaaaaaaatgttcgcGGTTCAGTTTGATTCATTCGGGAAATTCTTACGCACAAAATAATTTGCAGCGGTTTCTTACACCGTAatgggcggggtttatgactgGGACCAACTGATATTACAAACAATTAAACaaagcaaatattacaaaatgtgactgttggcccaacagcgacacccgcaggtgaagttacagcagGAAGCTTGCCTCCTCTGTCCCCATAGAGTACCTTAgagatgatgtgtttttgtaggcaaaacccggaagcgagttagcattttaggacttccggttccatcgccctgaaGTCTATGGGtgttttgaatgggtttttgctaaattgccTGAAATAAGGACTGTGGTTAACAAaacctctaaatattttcacgttttgatctatgacataaaacacaccaggttataacccgcttgtgattttttaaacctttattgtgtcttaaaaacggcggttgctaacaaattgctaaaagggactacttcctttggcggggactttagacgtcatcatgccaaacaggacatttggacagcatttctcatgaaaaagtggataagtattcatacacagcgcagatcacaatcagcgagcatgtttttaaataaagttggtggtgacgttgatccgtgaaccatggtgtgctgtagtccgtttatagcctactgttagctttttatatctgacgactttatttaggcttcgaaatgtataaatgttgtgttaacttgtaaagattatcttgatagacaaaacgtgtaagtgtcataaccctttgttgaacacagagcttattttttgcgattttccaaaagtctatggaaAACATGCATTGgatttcgatcgagggaacccgtgcaccactaacttccaggttggcctacaaaaacacatcatccctgaggtactctattgagTTAAAAAACCAAACGTAccgcacaagtcctgaaaagtaaAATCAAAgcgtctcgatcgcccccaggtggttggtcccagtataggtc
This window harbors:
- the ino80db gene encoding LOW QUALITY PROTEIN: INO80 complex subunit D-B (The sequence of the model RefSeq protein was modified relative to this genomic sequence to represent the inferred CDS: inserted 1 base in 1 codon) — its product is MYEGKHIHYSEVDHKPLCSYSPKLCKQRRLNGYAFCIRHVLEDRTAPFRQCEYVAKYNSQRCTNPIPKAHDRKYCNSHLQVMGVLPKKERKKKQDTIESLALKITVPSLALKAHNGLELLPPSPPPSLACLDPFAFCRGEKMLKSSGTFLKKPQESQALNHKQKQQDHSVDPAFPNHLRTSSLSSTLPHPCLPPPQTGRTTQTPVVPSSPHAATLQTTAVRSGSLFKTSSTLPDSHQGSIDTSPTDNKIKMDLNHAFDKKVAPAASGMAPSRDDIHRRLIKMRSVAMQQQTPCLQKFHRLMDQHKGRYQDLNPQLGLDLSEDSEEEDGDLGKLVSYQCQRLQEKHFEESASSSRAERLAGFCSYLRQKHTHLCREQRGFRREKRSQHALRKALLQAARAEPHHTAQLIQEQHKETSTPSSTAVPLAGDDSGLCLAIVKGEDCRNSALPFTRHCFQHILQNRSQQLFSSCTARFADGAQCSIPVFDITHQTPLCDEHAKKMDNFLRGDISRRTYHHHQQIQRHRPLKKAKPPALSKKHKKKGKRGAPKRPQKPIPPALPQGNLGMPSILCLPTQPSGIRSPLTPDLSADEFPDDITNDISDIPHDLELNQEDFSDVLPRLPDDLQDFDLFEGKNSELLPTSEEAEELVRVLQAMSSYPESLACLSGMAELGPVEGVDCRSMPGGVVDLLSVRLSAETLSSLELDPSLLPTSEDAFPPSPPSPQPPLTPPSSVGHLTDSAYPQRQPHLLAKMDTSKADLSDLPLGKDEDISHGSWGVLALPLSDSSQFHSLIASDGLLMSTALSTPMTPVPSAPCQPSSALSALHQSSQTVPATRSTPSSPPSQTKHLXPPTVQSLWDPSRLTAAS